The Rhizobium sp. WSM4643 genome contains the following window.
GCGCCGCTTGCGGCCCTTGCCGGCAGCGCTTCGCTGATCCTCGATGCCCGCACAGGCAAGGTTCTCGCCGCTGAAAACGCCGATACGCTGAACCATCCGGCCTCCCTGACGAAGATGATGACGCTCTATCTCACCTTCGAGGCATTGAAGCGCGGCAAGATCGCCTGGGACACCCCGATCAGGATATCGAAATACGCCGCTGCCCGGCCGCCGACCAAGCTTGGCGTCAAGGCGGGCGGCACGATCACCGTGCGCGAGGCAGTCTATGGCATGATCGTCAAATCCGCCAATGACGCCGCCTCCGCCATGGGCGAGAAGCTCGCCGGCTCGGAAAGCGGTTTTGCCCGGATGATGACGGCCAGGGCCCGCCAGCTTGGCATGAGCCGCACCGTCTTTGTCAATGCCTCCGGCCTGCCGGACGGCCGCCAGGTCACGACGGCGCGTGACATGTCGACGCTCGCCGTCGCCTTGATGAAGAATTATCCGAACGAATACCGGCTGTTTTCGATGGCAAGCTTCAATTTCCGCGGCCGAACCGTGCGCGGCCACAACAATCTCATGTACCGCTATCAGGGCATGGACGGCATCAAGACCGGTTATACCAACGCTTCCGGCTTCAACCTCGTCAGTGCGGTCAAGGACGGCAACCGCCGCGTGGTCGGCGTCGTGCTCGGCGGTCGCACCGCCCGCAGTCGCGACGCCAAGATGGCTGGTTTGCTCGACCGCTATCTCGGCCGTGCCTCATCTTCCGGCGGCGCAAAGCTGGTGGCGAGCGTCGGCGCCAAAGATACTGTCGAAGTCGCGTCCGCCGCTGACGCTTCGGATGTTCCGGTGCC
Protein-coding sequences here:
- a CDS encoding D-alanyl-D-alanine carboxypeptidase family protein, producing the protein MRKLLAAVLTVTLAVSAPLAALAGSASLILDARTGKVLAAENADTLNHPASLTKMMTLYLTFEALKRGKIAWDTPIRISKYAAARPPTKLGVKAGGTITVREAVYGMIVKSANDAASAMGEKLAGSESGFARMMTARARQLGMSRTVFVNASGLPDGRQVTTARDMSTLAVALMKNYPNEYRLFSMASFNFRGRTVRGHNNLMYRYQGMDGIKTGYTNASGFNLVSAVKDGNRRVVGVVLGGRTARSRDAKMAGLLDRYLGRASSSGGAKLVASVGAKDTVEVASAADASDVPVPLNAPRQADDLAAKSLAYADDAVVPLERPVAMDEILNAGKTPKTSAEKTNGDWQIQISAAPSADAARALLAQAKSEGGAPLLSASPYTEAVGQGANKIYRARFVGFASKDAAVSACDALKQRSYDCMLLPDRG